In one Moritella sp. 5 genomic region, the following are encoded:
- a CDS encoding DOPA 4,5-dioxygenase family protein: MDTPVNGHDNYHAHFYFDESSRVHAQALRTSINEELGLYVGNFNTKPVGPHPQWSFQASFTADDFDVFVPWCIEHRQGVSVLLHAVTGDDLLDHTEYVQWLGAPITLDLSRF, translated from the coding sequence ATGGATACGCCCGTTAATGGTCATGATAATTATCATGCACATTTTTATTTTGATGAATCATCACGAGTACATGCACAAGCATTACGAACAAGCATCAATGAAGAATTGGGTTTATATGTCGGTAACTTCAATACCAAACCAGTAGGACCGCATCCACAGTGGAGCTTTCAAGCCTCTTTCACTGCAGACGATTTTGATGTATTTGTACCTTGGTGTATTGAACATAGGCAAGGGGTATCAGTATTGTTACATGCTGTAACAGGCGATGACTTGCTCGACCACACCGAATATGTGCAATGGTTAGGCGCCCCCATTACACTCGATTTATCTCGTTTTTAA
- a CDS encoding siderophore ABC transporter substrate-binding protein — protein MKRTVVATLFGLLFSANALSETITVSHQLGKTTLDTKPERVVVIGTGTLDALDYFGIKPVALSKATTMPDYLLKYKAKEFASSGSLNEPDFETIYMQKPDVIIIGSRAAESYKELSKIAPTVMFAPESNGYWQSTQKQWRMLADIFEIQPKVEAKIASVDSLISEIANYNKTNHVKALTVMSAGGNITTFGAQSRFSAIYRDFGFQEAVPNIKESRHGDLISYEFISNVNPANLFIIDKDKLINKDKSRTREEFANPLVKSTTAYKNNNLNYLDINAWYIALSGVTATDKMIQDMQKSRAL, from the coding sequence ATGAAACGAACAGTTGTAGCTACTTTATTTGGTTTATTATTCTCTGCTAATGCTTTATCTGAAACGATCACAGTCTCTCATCAACTCGGTAAAACAACATTAGACACTAAACCTGAACGTGTTGTCGTGATAGGCACGGGTACACTAGACGCCCTAGACTATTTTGGTATTAAGCCGGTTGCATTGAGTAAAGCGACAACGATGCCAGATTATTTATTGAAATATAAAGCGAAAGAGTTCGCGTCGTCAGGTAGCTTAAACGAACCTGATTTTGAAACTATCTACATGCAAAAACCAGACGTAATTATTATTGGTTCTCGCGCTGCCGAATCTTACAAAGAACTATCCAAAATTGCCCCAACAGTGATGTTTGCACCTGAATCAAACGGCTATTGGCAAAGCACCCAGAAACAATGGCGTATGCTCGCTGACATCTTTGAAATCCAACCTAAAGTTGAAGCAAAGATCGCCAGTGTTGACTCTCTGATCTCCGAAATTGCCAACTACAACAAAACCAACCACGTTAAAGCATTAACGGTAATGAGTGCAGGCGGTAATATCACTACGTTTGGTGCACAGTCTCGTTTCTCTGCTATTTACCGTGATTTTGGTTTCCAAGAAGCCGTGCCGAACATTAAAGAGTCTCGTCATGGCGATTTGATCTCGTATGAGTTCATCAGCAACGTAAATCCAGCTAACCTGTTCATTATCGACAAAGACAAACTGATTAATAAAGACAAAAGCCGTACCCGCGAAGAATTTGCTAATCCCTTGGTTAAATCAACCACGGCTTATAAAAATAACAACCTAAATTACCTTGATATTAACGCCTGGTACATAGCCCTTTCAGGTGTCACTGCAACCGATAAAATGATCCAAGATATGCAGAAATCACGCGCACTGTAA
- the vctD gene encoding iron chelate uptake ABC transporter permease subunit VctD, whose product MKKLLFVLVLLSIASVFIGVADLSLAAILAGDTDAIELLLISRLPRLLAILLSGAGLSIAGLIMQQISQNRFASPSTSGTIECAMLGYVLSLVFLGHGDSLLLIFGMAIAGTLLFIQFIHRIQFKNAIYVPLIGIIFGNVVSSAATFIAYKYDAVQNLSAWTVANFASILQGNYELLYIALPISIISYWYATRLSAVGMGKDFATNIGLNYKQVLFIGILLVSVMSASVVMIVGQLPFLGLIVPNLVAQFYGDNLRKNIPLTAIIGAILILLCDVIGRVIIFPYEIPISMIISMLGGVVFIFFIVKGKQNV is encoded by the coding sequence TTGAAAAAGTTACTCTTTGTGCTGGTATTACTCAGCATTGCATCGGTATTTATTGGCGTGGCAGACTTATCGTTAGCGGCCATTTTAGCTGGCGATACTGATGCCATTGAATTATTGTTAATCAGTCGCCTCCCCCGCTTACTCGCTATCTTACTCTCGGGGGCAGGGCTGAGTATTGCCGGGCTTATCATGCAGCAAATCAGTCAGAACCGATTTGCGTCACCATCGACATCTGGCACCATTGAATGTGCCATGCTCGGCTATGTATTAAGTTTAGTCTTTCTCGGCCATGGTGACAGCTTACTGCTTATTTTTGGCATGGCGATCGCCGGTACATTGCTGTTTATTCAGTTTATCCATCGCATTCAATTTAAGAATGCCATCTATGTGCCATTAATCGGTATCATATTTGGTAATGTGGTGTCTTCTGCTGCTACCTTTATCGCCTATAAATATGATGCAGTGCAAAACCTGTCAGCCTGGACGGTGGCTAACTTTGCCAGCATCCTGCAGGGTAACTATGAACTGCTTTATATCGCCCTACCTATCTCCATTATTAGCTATTGGTATGCAACCCGTTTATCTGCGGTAGGCATGGGTAAAGACTTCGCCACCAATATTGGTTTGAATTACAAACAGGTACTCTTCATCGGTATTCTACTTGTGTCTGTGATGTCAGCTTCTGTGGTGATGATTGTCGGTCAACTGCCTTTCTTAGGTCTGATCGTGCCGAATTTAGTGGCGCAATTCTACGGTGATAATTTACGTAAAAATATTCCACTGACGGCTATTATCGGCGCGATTTTAATTTTACTTTGTGATGTGATTGGTCGCGTGATCATCTTCCCTTACGAGATCCCAATTTCGATGATCATCAGCATGCTTGGTGGCGTAGTATTTATCTTCTTTATTGTAAAGGGGAAGCAAAATGTCTGA
- a CDS encoding iron chelate uptake ABC transporter family permease subunit → MSDSMKLAGLAVITLVFTFLFIGVGLDASNYEYFLSRRVPKVFAMIIASIAIAQSSLVFQTITHNRILTPSIMGFDALYLLTQVLVVVIFGGFSVLLLNPFVNFALSVAIMVGFSLLLFGFYFRNNNGEGNVITLLLLGVIFGQLFSNVSSFFMMLVDPNDFLTIQSSMFASFNNVNQELVYLCIVPLFVVSALLFKLAPVLDVFWLDNDNAISLGVDTRRVTKQVLILVAIMISLSTALVGPVMFFGLLVANLTKEFFHTYRHHTLLIASSLMAMSILLSGQWIVENVFSFSTTLSVVINFVGGLYFLSLLVRQKIH, encoded by the coding sequence ATGTCTGATTCAATGAAGCTAGCCGGACTGGCTGTTATCACCCTTGTCTTTACCTTTTTATTCATCGGTGTTGGTTTAGATGCCTCGAATTATGAATACTTTTTATCACGCCGCGTGCCGAAAGTATTCGCCATGATCATCGCCAGTATTGCCATCGCTCAGTCATCACTGGTGTTTCAAACCATTACCCATAATCGTATTTTGACCCCAAGTATTATGGGTTTTGATGCCTTATATTTACTCACCCAAGTTCTGGTTGTGGTTATCTTTGGTGGTTTTAGTGTATTGCTATTAAACCCCTTTGTTAACTTTGCCTTATCAGTCGCAATCATGGTGGGGTTTTCGTTATTACTGTTTGGCTTTTATTTTCGCAACAATAATGGCGAGGGCAACGTTATCACGTTATTGCTGCTCGGGGTTATCTTCGGCCAGCTGTTTAGCAATGTTTCATCATTTTTCATGATGTTGGTTGATCCCAATGACTTCTTAACGATTCAATCAAGCATGTTTGCAAGTTTTAACAATGTGAACCAAGAACTGGTTTATTTATGTATTGTGCCATTGTTTGTGGTCAGTGCTTTACTATTCAAATTAGCCCCTGTGTTAGATGTATTTTGGCTAGACAATGACAATGCGATTAGCTTAGGCGTTGATACTCGTCGTGTCACCAAGCAAGTATTAATACTGGTGGCAATCATGATCTCGTTATCCACCGCCTTAGTCGGTCCCGTGATGTTCTTTGGCTTGCTCGTGGCAAATTTAACTAAAGAATTCTTCCATACTTACCGCCATCACACGCTGCTTATTGCCAGCAGTTTAATGGCTATGTCGATATTGTTATCGGGACAATGGATTGTCGAAAACGTCTTTAGCTTTTCAACCACGCTCAGTGTGGTAATCAATTTTGTGGGTGGTTTGTACTTCTTATCACTGCTCGTTCGACAAAAAATTCACTAG
- a CDS encoding ABC transporter ATP-binding protein, protein MISLTNLSKAFGQHKVVDQASASFIKGEVTAIIGPNGAGKSTVLSMASRLLNKDSGSVIIDNQDILDWDTKALAKKLAVLRQSNNLNMRFTVRELVAFGRYPYSQGKLTSNDNDVIDKAIGYLDLTLIENKYLDQLSGGQRQLAFIAMVVAQDTDYVFLDEPLNNLDIKHSLQIMKNIKTLAHELGKAVVIVIHDINFASCYSDNIVALKQGKVVANGSVAEIINQKTLSAIYDTDFDIHEINGKRICMYYGQ, encoded by the coding sequence GTGATTTCATTAACTAATTTATCTAAAGCCTTTGGCCAGCACAAAGTTGTCGATCAAGCTTCCGCCTCTTTCATTAAAGGTGAAGTCACGGCAATCATTGGCCCGAACGGCGCGGGGAAAAGTACCGTATTGTCGATGGCAAGTCGCTTATTAAATAAAGACAGTGGTAGTGTCATTATCGACAATCAAGACATATTAGATTGGGATACCAAAGCACTGGCGAAAAAGCTCGCGGTATTACGTCAGTCTAACAATCTCAACATGCGTTTTACAGTACGAGAATTAGTGGCTTTTGGGCGCTATCCTTATAGTCAGGGGAAGCTAACAAGCAACGACAATGACGTGATTGATAAAGCGATTGGCTATTTAGATTTAACACTAATCGAAAACAAGTACCTTGATCAGCTCAGTGGTGGTCAACGTCAACTCGCCTTTATCGCGATGGTCGTGGCTCAAGATACCGATTATGTATTTTTGGATGAACCATTGAACAATCTCGACATCAAACATTCATTACAGATCATGAAAAACATCAAAACCTTGGCTCATGAATTAGGTAAAGCAGTTGTTATTGTGATCCATGATATCAACTTCGCATCTTGTTATTCAGACAATATCGTGGCGCTTAAGCAAGGCAAGGTTGTCGCGAACGGGTCAGTCGCAGAGATCATTAACCAAAAAACATTATCAGCGATTTACGACACTGATTTTGATATTCACGAAATCAACGGTAAGCGTATTTGTATGTACTACGGGCAATAA
- a CDS encoding siderophore-interacting protein encodes MSKKPSTRVLTVIDSQQLTSNMQRISFQADDLSDFPSDAAGGYIKLLFTELGNTDISQLATDERPKMRTYTIRHLRQALNQLDVDFVRHEHLNMSDNSKDCNSSIGGFAAAWSQSVSIGDMISIAGPGMIKPVNVDTDWYFLVADMTGLPALSAQLTKLPRIASGYAVIEINHQDDKQTLVKPEGINVIWVVANEAKTNLLAQVKALTWQQGEVSVWCACEFSDMRALRVYFRNDKSVDKDNIYISSYWKTGCTEDGHKIAKRDDNEAEDSLAKERVQS; translated from the coding sequence ATGAGTAAGAAACCAAGCACCAGAGTATTAACCGTAATAGACAGCCAGCAATTGACGTCTAACATGCAGCGCATTAGCTTTCAGGCTGACGACCTGTCTGACTTCCCCTCTGATGCAGCAGGTGGCTACATTAAGCTACTTTTTACCGAGCTAGGTAACACTGACATTTCACAACTAGCGACAGATGAACGTCCAAAAATGCGCACTTATACCATCCGTCATTTACGTCAAGCCCTCAATCAATTAGATGTTGATTTCGTGCGTCATGAACACTTAAACATGAGTGATAATAGCAAGGATTGTAACAGCAGCATTGGTGGCTTTGCCGCAGCGTGGTCACAGTCTGTGAGTATCGGTGATATGATCTCAATAGCTGGACCAGGGATGATTAAACCAGTCAATGTTGATACCGATTGGTACTTCTTAGTCGCAGACATGACAGGTCTCCCAGCCTTGTCTGCACAACTCACTAAGCTACCAAGAATCGCCAGTGGTTATGCGGTTATCGAAATTAACCATCAAGATGACAAGCAAACCTTAGTCAAACCCGAGGGTATCAACGTTATTTGGGTTGTCGCCAATGAAGCTAAGACAAACTTACTGGCTCAAGTGAAAGCGTTAACGTGGCAGCAAGGCGAGGTGTCGGTTTGGTGCGCTTGTGAGTTTTCAGATATGCGTGCGCTACGTGTTTACTTTAGAAATGACAAATCCGTCGATAAAGATAATATTTATATCAGTAGTTATTGGAAAACAGGTTGCACTGAAGATGGCCATAAAATTGCCAAACGTGATGACAACGAAGCTGAAGACTCTTTAGCTAAAGAACGTGTACAGTCATAG
- a CDS encoding leucine-rich repeat-containing protein kinase family protein: MHTLSQLKSGELTGIKRLSLSENLTVFPLEILSLADSLEILDLSNNHLTSLPTEILQLTKLKILFASNNQFVTLPEVLGQCPNLEMVGFKSNQINQVPEASLPTKLRWLILTDNRIEVLPDSLGERPRLQKLALAGNCLTELPQTMSQCHNLELVRISANRLTACPEQLFGLPKLAWLAFSGNPFSQSDVSIDNVPQLASSSYTLQNVLGQGASGVISKAVWNEQQTQFPDEIAVKVFKGEVTSDGYPEDELQACLKVGNHPSLVQSLAQVKEDGYLALIMNLIPAHYANLGLPPCLNSCTRDTFPTDFSLSIVQIGKIVAQMEDVFTHLHDNQVCHGDLYAHNTLFDVGANIIFGDFGAATMYHMLTDTQQAQVKQIEHRALLHFVDDLLSVCIQEDQESDEFKRLKQRTN, translated from the coding sequence TTGCATACTCTATCTCAGCTAAAATCTGGTGAATTAACAGGTATTAAGCGTTTATCATTATCAGAAAACCTGACTGTTTTCCCACTTGAGATCTTGTCATTGGCTGACAGCTTAGAGATTCTCGATTTATCAAATAACCACTTAACAAGCTTACCAACAGAGATTCTCCAATTAACTAAGTTGAAGATCTTGTTTGCATCAAACAATCAATTTGTAACGCTACCAGAAGTACTTGGCCAATGCCCGAACTTAGAAATGGTCGGCTTTAAATCGAACCAAATTAACCAAGTACCTGAAGCCTCTCTACCAACAAAATTACGTTGGTTGATCCTAACGGATAACCGAATTGAAGTATTACCAGATTCATTAGGCGAACGTCCACGTTTACAAAAGCTAGCTCTTGCGGGTAACTGTTTGACTGAGTTACCTCAGACTATGTCTCAGTGTCATAACCTTGAACTGGTACGTATTTCAGCTAACCGCCTAACAGCATGTCCCGAACAGTTGTTTGGCCTGCCGAAACTAGCTTGGCTTGCATTCTCGGGCAACCCATTTAGCCAGTCTGATGTATCGATTGATAACGTGCCGCAATTAGCATCATCAAGCTATACATTACAAAACGTACTGGGACAAGGCGCATCAGGCGTGATCTCAAAAGCCGTTTGGAATGAGCAACAAACGCAATTCCCTGATGAGATTGCAGTTAAAGTATTCAAAGGTGAAGTCACCAGTGACGGTTACCCTGAAGATGAGTTACAAGCTTGCTTGAAAGTCGGTAACCACCCTAGCCTAGTACAATCGCTTGCACAGGTAAAAGAGGACGGCTACTTAGCCCTGATCATGAACTTGATTCCTGCGCACTATGCAAACTTAGGTCTACCACCATGCCTCAACAGCTGTACACGTGATACCTTCCCAACAGACTTTAGCTTGTCGATTGTACAAATTGGTAAGATAGTCGCACAGATGGAAGACGTGTTTACCCATTTACACGACAACCAAGTTTGTCACGGCGATCTGTACGCACACAATACACTGTTTGATGTGGGTGCTAATATCATCTTTGGTGATTTTGGTGCAGCGACTATGTATCACATGCTAACAGACACGCAACAAGCGCAAGTGAAACAAATTGAACACCGTGCGCTACTGCATTTTGTTGATGATTTATTAAGTGTTTGTATTCAAGAAGACCAAGAAAGTGACGAGTTTAAACGCCTTAAGCAGCGCACTAATTAA
- a CDS encoding YccF domain-containing protein translates to MRTIGNIIWFLFGGAVMGLAWVLFGLLAFISIVGIPWGRSCFVIAGFSFFPFGKEAIFRDELTRAEDIGTGSFGFIGNALWFIFAGVWLAIGHVMSAAACFVTIIGIPFALQHLKLAVISLAPIGQTIVDKDVAAMARYKNAKFKL, encoded by the coding sequence ATGAGAACAATTGGTAACATAATCTGGTTTCTGTTTGGTGGCGCTGTCATGGGACTTGCATGGGTTTTATTTGGTCTATTAGCGTTTATCAGTATTGTTGGCATCCCTTGGGGACGATCTTGCTTTGTTATCGCGGGCTTCTCATTTTTTCCATTTGGTAAAGAAGCTATATTCCGCGATGAATTAACGCGCGCTGAAGATATCGGTACCGGTAGCTTTGGTTTTATCGGTAATGCGTTGTGGTTCATCTTTGCGGGTGTTTGGCTGGCAATCGGCCATGTGATGTCTGCGGCCGCATGCTTCGTTACGATTATTGGTATTCCATTTGCCCTACAGCATTTGAAATTAGCAGTTATCTCACTTGCACCAATAGGGCAAACAATTGTGGATAAAGACGTGGCGGCAATGGCGCGTTATAAGAACGCTAAGTTTAAGCTATAA